In the Deinococcus ficus genome, one interval contains:
- the pdxH gene encoding pyridoxamine 5'-phosphate oxidase, with product MTDLTSMRVSYTRAALRRTDLHPDPLEQFQAWFQEALAADVPEPYAMSVATASAQGRPSVRTVLLRGAADGALTFYTNFESHKGLDLSANPEAEVLFYWAELERQVRAYGPVTRVPDEEADHYFHVRPHDSQLAAHASDPQSAPIPSREALEEKFAALQAQYPRGAVVPRPAFWGGYRVTVQEWEFWQGRPNRMHDRFRYVPEGSGWRTERLMP from the coding sequence ATGACCGACCTGACGTCCATGCGCGTGTCGTACACGCGCGCGGCCCTGCGGCGCACGGACCTGCACCCCGACCCCCTGGAGCAATTCCAGGCCTGGTTTCAGGAGGCCCTGGCCGCCGACGTGCCCGAGCCGTACGCGATGAGCGTGGCGACCGCCAGCGCGCAGGGCCGCCCCAGCGTGCGCACGGTGCTGCTGCGCGGCGCCGCGGACGGTGCGCTCACCTTCTACACGAACTTCGAGTCGCACAAGGGCCTGGACCTGAGCGCCAACCCGGAGGCGGAGGTGCTGTTCTACTGGGCGGAACTGGAACGGCAGGTGCGCGCGTACGGCCCCGTGACCCGCGTGCCGGACGAGGAAGCCGACCACTACTTTCACGTGCGCCCCCACGACAGTCAGCTGGCCGCGCACGCCAGCGACCCGCAGAGCGCGCCCATCCCCAGCCGCGAGGCGCTGGAGGAGAAGTTCGCGGCGCTTCAGGCGCAGTACCCGCGCGGCGCGGTGGTGCCCCGCCCGGCCTTCTGGGGCGGGTACCGGGTGACCGTGCAGGAGTGGGAGTTCTGGCAGGGCCGCCCGAACCGCATGCACGACCGCTTCCGGTACGTGCCGGAGGGAAGCGGCTGGCGCACCGAACGCCTGATGCCCTGA
- a CDS encoding four-helix bundle copper-binding protein, with the protein MTTPTNPAALNAALMRECIDACLTCLKACENCAAACLQEPELQMFRDCIRLDRDCADACDLTARLLLRGSDMHPDACRMCAQACAACAAECERHAHHHEHCRVCAEACRACEAACRKLAA; encoded by the coding sequence ATGACCACCCCAACGAACCCGGCGGCCCTGAACGCCGCGCTGATGCGGGAGTGCATCGACGCCTGCCTGACCTGCCTGAAGGCCTGCGAGAACTGCGCCGCGGCCTGCCTGCAGGAGCCTGAGCTGCAGATGTTCCGCGACTGCATCCGGCTGGACCGGGACTGCGCGGACGCCTGCGACCTGACGGCCCGGCTGCTGCTGCGCGGCAGCGACATGCACCCGGACGCCTGCCGGATGTGCGCGCAGGCGTGTGCGGCCTGCGCCGCCGAGTGCGAGCGGCACGCGCACCACCACGAGCACTGCCGGGTGTGCGCGGAAGCCTGCCGGGCGTGCGAGGCCGCCTGCCGGAAACTGGCGGCCTGA
- a CDS encoding CinA family nicotinamide mononucleotide deamidase-related protein, which yields MLIAEIISVGTELLLGEITDSNAAFLARELAARGVVLHRKTVVGDNLPRLQEAIHTALSRADLVILGGGLGPTEDDLTREAIAAALNETPAEDPALLAWLEGLYASRGRPMPGVNRKQAWLIPSAEALPNPNGTAPGWFARSGGKFIVALPGPPREMHRMWREQVLPRLPLPDHALHTTTIHTHGIGESNVAELLGDLCLAANPSVATYARRTGVDVRVAASAPGEAEARTLAAPVLEQVRAKLVQWTWGENTDTLAGKLNQMLNGRTLGVIEAGSAGTLCTLLADQPAFLDAAVTVDHRRLITLGLTPVTLRDLGLVSEQAARELAAGAREHLGADIGLAVVVQTTGEHAGQAYAAVDGDGSAHTVAVNWVGDAAQARDRAAVAALALAYRATRLGGQNA from the coding sequence ATGTTGATAGCAGAAATCATCAGCGTGGGGACGGAACTGCTGCTCGGAGAAATCACCGACAGCAACGCCGCCTTTCTCGCACGTGAACTGGCGGCACGCGGCGTGGTCCTGCACCGCAAAACCGTCGTCGGCGACAACCTGCCCCGGCTTCAGGAAGCCATCCACACCGCCCTGTCCCGCGCGGACCTGGTGATCCTCGGCGGCGGCCTCGGCCCCACCGAGGACGACCTCACCCGCGAAGCCATCGCCGCCGCGCTGAACGAGACCCCCGCCGAAGACCCCGCGCTGCTCGCCTGGCTGGAAGGTCTGTACGCCAGCCGCGGCCGGCCCATGCCGGGCGTGAACCGCAAGCAGGCGTGGCTGATCCCCAGCGCCGAGGCGCTGCCCAACCCCAACGGCACTGCCCCCGGCTGGTTCGCCCGCAGCGGCGGGAAGTTCATAGTCGCGTTGCCCGGCCCGCCCCGCGAGATGCACCGCATGTGGCGTGAACAGGTGCTGCCGCGCCTGCCGCTGCCGGACCATGCGCTGCACACCACCACCATTCACACGCACGGCATCGGGGAGAGCAACGTCGCCGAGCTGCTGGGCGACCTGTGCCTCGCCGCGAACCCCAGCGTCGCCACGTACGCCCGCCGTACCGGCGTGGACGTCCGCGTGGCCGCGAGTGCCCCCGGCGAAGCCGAGGCGCGCACCCTGGCCGCCCCGGTGCTGGAACAGGTCCGCGCGAAACTCGTGCAGTGGACCTGGGGCGAGAACACCGACACCCTGGCCGGCAAACTGAACCAGATGCTGAACGGCCGCACCCTGGGCGTCATCGAGGCCGGCAGCGCCGGAACGCTGTGCACTCTGCTCGCCGACCAGCCGGCCTTCCTGGACGCGGCCGTGACCGTGGACCACCGCCGCCTGATCACCCTGGGCCTCACGCCCGTCACCCTGCGCGACCTGGGCCTGGTGAGCGAGCAGGCCGCGCGGGAACTGGCCGCCGGCGCGCGCGAGCACCTGGGCGCCGACATCGGGCTGGCGGTCGTGGTGCAGACCACCGGCGAGCACGCCGGGCAGGCCTATGCCGCCGTGGACGGGGACGGCAGCGCCCACACGGTCGCCGTGAACTGGGTGGGGGACGCCGCGCAGGCCCGCGACCGGGCCGCGGTGGCCGCGCTGGCCCTGGCGTACCGCGCCACCCGCCTGGGGGGGCAGAACGCATGA
- the thpR gene encoding RNA 2',3'-cyclic phosphodiesterase, whose amino-acid sequence MTKIRRAKKPTPRPDTTPSPAPVQAAPTPARSAPAKAKAPAQKAKPKADGKGQPTDTIKVYTRPGQGTRPQNAGKGEAHTPGTLRLFYALKVPVNIANPLAERQRQLRGNWRAVRADQMHVTLAYLPSVPPEKLADLKRLGTRLTEHLPPMDVKLRGTGYFPNEGSPRVWFVKVEAEGLTELAAELRAGIQALGLETDEQPFKAHITLARKKGPAPRVPPLTFDAGWQAGAAALYRSILRKTGPIYELESTFRFRGTPSTPDPATTPGTEKTLTLEVTQEKA is encoded by the coding sequence ATGACGAAAATCCGCCGCGCGAAAAAACCCACCCCCCGCCCCGACACCACGCCCTCCCCTGCTCCGGTCCAGGCGGCCCCGACTCCCGCCCGCTCCGCCCCGGCCAAAGCCAAGGCGCCGGCCCAGAAAGCCAAACCGAAGGCCGACGGCAAGGGCCAGCCCACGGACACCATCAAGGTGTACACCCGGCCCGGCCAGGGCACACGCCCGCAGAACGCCGGAAAGGGCGAGGCGCACACGCCCGGCACCCTGCGCCTCTTCTACGCCCTGAAGGTTCCGGTGAACATCGCCAACCCCCTCGCGGAGCGGCAGCGGCAGCTGCGCGGGAACTGGCGGGCGGTGCGCGCCGACCAGATGCACGTCACCCTGGCGTACCTGCCGAGCGTGCCGCCGGAGAAACTCGCGGACCTCAAGCGCCTCGGCACGCGCCTCACGGAGCACCTGCCGCCCATGGACGTGAAGCTGCGCGGCACCGGGTACTTCCCGAACGAGGGCAGCCCCCGCGTGTGGTTCGTGAAGGTGGAGGCCGAGGGCCTGACGGAACTGGCCGCCGAACTCCGCGCCGGCATTCAGGCGCTCGGCCTGGAGACCGACGAGCAGCCGTTCAAGGCGCACATCACCCTGGCGAGAAAGAAGGGTCCGGCGCCGCGCGTGCCGCCCCTGACCTTCGACGCCGGCTGGCAGGCGGGAGCCGCGGCCCTGTACCGCAGCATCCTCCGTAAGACCGGCCCCATCTACGAGCTGGAGAGCACCTTCCGGTTCCGTGGCACCCCCAGCACCCCCGACCCCGCCACCACACCAGGAACTGAGAAGACGTTGACCCTCGAGGTCACCCAGGAGAAAGCATGA
- the recA gene encoding recombinase RecA, protein MSKNDPKEAVSHVTDGKERMKAIETAMSQIEKQFGKGSIMKLGAESKLDVQVVSTGSLSLDLALGVGGIPRGRITEIYGPESGGKTTLALAIVAQAQKAGGTCAFIDAEHALDPVYARALGVNTDELLVSQPDNGEQALEIMELLVRSGAIDVVVVDSVAALTPRAEIEGEMGDSLPGLQARLMSQALRKLTAILSKTGTAAIFINQVREKIGVMYGNPETTTGGRALKFYASVRLDVRKIGQPVKMGNDAVGNTVKVKTVKNKVAPPFKEVELTLMYGKGFDQLSDLVTLASDMDIVKKAGSFYSYGDERIGQGKEKAIAYIAERPEMEDEIRQKVMQAIRGGTAPEIPSNPALAE, encoded by the coding sequence ATGAGCAAGAACGACCCGAAGGAAGCCGTGAGTCACGTGACGGACGGCAAGGAACGCATGAAGGCCATCGAGACGGCCATGAGTCAGATCGAGAAGCAGTTCGGCAAGGGCAGCATCATGAAGCTCGGTGCCGAAAGCAAACTCGACGTGCAGGTCGTCTCCACCGGCAGCCTCAGCCTCGACCTCGCGCTCGGCGTGGGCGGCATTCCCCGCGGCCGCATCACCGAGATCTACGGCCCGGAATCCGGCGGTAAGACCACCCTGGCCCTCGCCATCGTCGCGCAGGCCCAGAAGGCCGGCGGCACCTGCGCCTTCATCGACGCCGAACACGCCCTGGACCCCGTGTACGCCCGCGCGCTCGGCGTGAACACCGACGAACTCCTCGTCTCCCAGCCCGACAACGGCGAGCAGGCGCTGGAAATCATGGAACTCCTGGTCCGCAGCGGCGCCATCGACGTGGTCGTCGTGGACAGCGTGGCCGCCCTGACGCCCCGCGCCGAAATCGAAGGGGAAATGGGCGACAGCCTCCCCGGCCTGCAGGCCCGCCTGATGAGCCAGGCGCTGCGCAAACTCACCGCGATCCTCTCTAAGACCGGCACCGCCGCCATCTTCATCAACCAGGTCCGCGAGAAGATCGGCGTGATGTACGGCAACCCGGAAACCACCACCGGCGGCCGCGCCCTGAAGTTCTACGCCAGCGTGCGCCTGGACGTCCGCAAGATCGGCCAGCCCGTGAAGATGGGCAACGACGCCGTGGGCAACACCGTGAAGGTCAAGACCGTGAAGAACAAGGTCGCCCCGCCCTTCAAGGAAGTCGAGTTGACCCTGATGTACGGCAAGGGTTTCGACCAGCTCAGCGACCTCGTGACCCTGGCGTCCGACATGGACATCGTGAAGAAGGCCGGCAGCTTCTACAGTTACGGCGACGAGCGCATCGGCCAGGGCAAGGAAAAAGCCATCGCCTACATCGCCGAACGCCCGGAGATGGAAGACGAGATCCGCCAGAAGGTCATGCAGGCCATCCGCGGCGGCACCGCCCCCGAGATCCCCAGCAACCCCGCCCTGGCGGAGTAA